A stretch of DNA from Solea solea chromosome 20, fSolSol10.1, whole genome shotgun sequence:
AACGATGCCTGCGCTCTTGGCATCGGTGGCCGCTACTGAACGCAGGAAGTGGACGGCATGAGTGAAGGAAATGGTGGAGATTATTTATTTGAGCATGGGTGGGGTTTGGTAGGAGAGGCAGAAATGGGAGAAAATCTGTGGTGATGCCAAATGTAATCTGACATTCATGTGGATACGTCATCTTCTACGCCAGGTTCGAGGTGGAGCTTTAAGGCACGTTTCCACTATAGGGTTTAATAACAGGAACGAGGAACTTTTCCAGGAACTATGCTTGTCTACGGCAGGAACTAGGAACTACGTGAAAATGTCTGGCCATCTTTTTCGCCTCACAAGGTCGTACTTTCAGATAGTTCAGGAACCATAGAGCTGGATCTTACAGTTTTCAAAGCAATGGTTGCATTGTCATTTAAAGCTGAAAACCAAACCATTTCATTTCAGCACCTTTAGGTCGCTTAATGTAAAGTACACGGCCTACAAACACCTGTACTAGTGCTTCTAACAGTGCTTCAGCTCGTGATGACTTTCTGACAACTGAACAGCAGGATTATCATGGAGAGATTGACCAGCCGCACAGAGGTTTCTTCACGTAAGAGTTGTCCAAACACGACTTATTTGATTGCGCCACCAGTCACGATCTTTGGAAAGCTCTTTGTGACACGACGCAGACCGAGAAAGAACATGAAAAATTTGTAGCTTTGTAGATTTTTGTCATGGAGAGATTTTCCAGGAGCACAGAGGTTTCTTCATACGAGACCTGTGCAAACACTATTTATCTCACTGAGCCATCAAACACGACGTTGGACAGCTCTTTGTGACACAACGCAGATGCCGAAACAACATGAAAGCAGTGTTTAGAAACCCAAAATGGAGAGGAACTCCAACCGGGCCAAGAGAAAATGGGCAATTTGGGTATGACAGTTCTGAAACAGCTTGAACACTGAACAGTCCCCCACACAACTAACCTCTTACCATCTAATTAACTCAAAGAAAACAGTGCTCAAACCTAAAATAAAGCCACCTCTGCCCTGGAGGAATATAATCACAAAGATGGAAGGAGATAGCGACTCATGTTGCAACTTAAATTTGCAAAGAAATGTTCCAAATGTACAACGTCAGAAGAAAACAGGAGTAGGTAAATACAGATACCATTATCTGGATAGGAGCTTTTGGTTATGTCACACTACTGCTTCCACCACCTTTCTATTATTACAGCCagtagtttttcttctttaagaGGTGGAGAGCAACTGTACACAGTAGATTAGCTCAGCAACTCACTGAACATTCAGCCAGACATTTTCCTCATGAATCATGAGACGGGCCTCTGATAAGGACTAAAGTAAGTGCACTAGAGACTCGAGACCCTATCACAGTGCAGGAGTCTTGAGAGGTCAACGCACTGAagtttaagatgtttttttaaccGCCATCAACCCGAgtcatttgtttaatttcacaGGCAGGGAGAGTTTCAGACAGAACAACCTGTACCGACCCCGCCCTCCTGAGCAGGTCAGGGCTCAAACACCAGCCGGACGAGCAGGATACTCTAAATCTCCAACTGCACAAACCTGGCCGAAGGTAACCTCGTCCCAACAGAGACGCACGGAGAACCTCCCGTCACACCCCTGCATAAGAACCGTGTGTTATGATGAACAAAGAACACACTGAGAGCACGTGAAGCCGTCACGAGAACagataaagtaaacatcttgtgTGACAGTTTGATGCTGATCCATCGCAGGCTGAGGAACTTGTTATGAAGTAATGTTAATCATTGGAACACTGCTCTCCAAGTTTATgatgtaagaaaatattgataCACTAAATAAATCGCAATTCTTTCAAGTACTATTATCAATATGCTGTATTTTACCCTCCAGCCACTAGTTGGCATCAGACTTTCAGCCTTTTGACTCTGCCTCCTCCTTCTAATCTTATTTATACTGTTTATTGTTAATGCATGTAacagtgttatttttctttaaaaatatgtCTTTAGGggaaaatattgcaatatttagcTTTGTTTACAGTATCTCGATATTACAGATTTTCAGAATGATCATGAACGGaggaaagtgttcatatttcacAGTGACTTGACCATGCAGTCAGCATGCCAACGTACAGTcctggttatttatttatttttaaatgtcataatgCCATGTTATGTCAATTTAATATATTAAAGAAATATATTTATTGTTAGAGATACAGATATTGTTTATCTtgttattcagttttattttatatttgaaaattCCAATAgaatatgaaagtgcaaattcATACCAGGTcactttttgtgattttactgctcTCTAATGATAAATGTGTCTGAGATGGTGGGAGGAGGGGCCcgcaaatcaaattcagcttaagGCCCTacaaaggcttgggccggccctgtaACTAAAGCTATAAGACAATTACTTCTGTTGTAAAAGAACTTaacaaatgtaatgtattacgaaaacatggaacaaacacaaaaacattacttttgtttataaaaaatgttaaatttaacaaaaatgttaaatattttagGGAACAAATGAGGAatattaaataaagtaaatcactaggactgtggTTCATTCACGATTATCCCGATAACTGAAATTCATCACAATTTAGTGAGAGATTTCTATAGTGTATTGTGATAACACAACTAttttcatcaactattttgatcatcgattattGAGTTTCtcttgatttttcagcttcttaaatgtgaatatttttatggtttctgattttttttttaatcacattttctgacattatagTCCATTCATGGCAAAAATAATCGCCAGAATAACCGATAATGAAAAATGATCGTTAGTATGGTCTGTACTCACTCGTTCTCCAGCAGGGTCATGCACAGCACCTCTTTGACCCCGGGGTTGTTGGCCTTGTCACAGGAGCAGCTCTGCAAGCTCCAGGTCGCCACGCGCACCACGGGCTTCCCGTCCCGCAGCCCGGGCGGAGGCTCCACGCTGGGCCGCACGGACATGATCTGGGTCGGTCCCCCGGGCGGAAGGTCCAGGTCGTCGCTCCTGTAGCTGAACGAAGTGGGGCTCGGGTGGGACTTGGTGGTGCAGGTGAGTCCTCCGTTGGTGTTGGTGGACGGCGCTCTGGACCGCTCCACGAACACCTGGAAGCGGATCTTGTCCAGCAGGGAGCTGTTGATGTGGTTGACCCTCACCAGGTCCTCGATGCTCTTGAACGGGCCGTTCTCCACGCGGTACGCCACGACGTTCTTGGCGATCTTCTCCGTGACGCCGCGGATGCTCATGAGCTGCGCCGCGGTGGCGCTGTTGATGTTGATGCCGGTGCCGCAGCCTTGGTGGTCCGGGTCTTTGCGCAGGGAGGACGGCGAGTGCTGAGACGAGCTGGTCCTGCTGGAGACGCAGATCTCCAGCTTGATCGCCTCCAGTTTGGTGGCGCCGATGCCGCTCACCAGAGCCAGGTCCTCAACCTTCTTATAGCCGCCGATACAGTCCCGGTACTCCACGATGTTCTGCGCGACAGTGCGGTTGACTCCCGGCAGAGTCATGAGCTCCTCCTCGGTGGCGGTGTTGATGTTGAGTCGCTCCTGGTTCACCAGGATGTGGCTGAAGTTGCACGCGGCGCTGAATTTGCGCTTCCCGCAGCCGAAGTCCGTGGGGTCTTTGGGGATAGAGCGGTGGCATCCGAGACTGCCACCCATGACTGCGGCGCGTCACCGGGGCTCAAACCGGGAAGGAGGACGGAGGAGCacggaagagacagagagagagacagagcgagagggagagagaggacaggcaaccagaggacagagagagaactctgtctctgaaaacacattacacacggtgttacacacacacacacacacacagacacacacagtcaatgcAGCAGTGTCAGAGCCGCAGAGACACGCTGCGTGGAgacgcacacgcgcgcacacgcacacacacaggctctgaAGAGTCACTGctgaagtctctctctctggtagataagagccacacacacacacacacacacattcacagtcgCGCGCTCCCACTGGAAACTTTGACCTACaacacactgctgtgtttctgtccacagGTCggccaacaacacacacacacacacacacacttggactGCAACATCTTCGATTAATCGTTTAAAAGTAGGTGACACGATTTCCGATTTTCACGATTGTTTACTATTTTCTGCACTTTGATGGtgcatttatttgaatgtataGTGtaataaaagcttttaaaatattgtatttgtgttttgtacacatttgtttttattctattttttatttagtttgttttctacttttttattgtgtatacattttttgtacATATTTAGGTTCTGCAAGTGTGTCTACTAATGTGCACAGTTTACATTAATATTAGTTCTATATAATGAATGCTGTCACGTTAATGTACGAAGGTTGTATAAAAGTAACGTTCGAGGACCGTTccgggaacctttagagaaagttctctaaaggttgtgacaaagtaacgttctgggaactaaatgtgcaaccaaaaccAACTTAAGGGGAACATTAGGAAAACTttcagggaacaacacaacaatcaaATGGTAAAGTTCCCAGTTCTGGAAgccattttctacattttatggcCAAAAAATGAAACTTCTATGTCAGCAAAACATATGAAATgctattgttttgtgtttataaaacaacagaatgtacaaatgtacacatttttagGTTTGGGAAACTGCAATTGTGTTTCTTTGCCATTTTCTGCATTGTATGGCTCAAAGAACTAATGAAAACATCAATAGagtttatcaataataataatcacattagTGTCCAATCGATTAGGtaacaagttctctgatttcaCTTCTGTAcatgtgaattattttattttatttttctcttctatgactgtaaaataaataatagaaaaaaaacacacacaagatctGCATCAATGtccttagagaaaatcaacatttttagcttgtgtgaacacaggagCCGCTGCTCTActtttggtgagtttgtgtcacgcCGGTAAATTTAAgagaagaatttcaaacaccaaactcACAATATAACACTTGTGAAttaacgaggcagcagtggatcgactaCCCCTGTGGTGCCGTGATgtaaaaattacacattttctcAATGAACACTGGTGTGGAGAGAAAGAGTGGTTTATAAAGACTAAAAACAGttatattcttaagatattgtaggcTTTGTTCGGTGAgattctttttctctttgtgtcacttagagaaacctaaaatatgactttaatttaattgattGTCAGAGacagtcttttttatttttaagtaggATAGTCTAAGAAAGCATTGACTGTGTCTTTCATTGATGGAGGAATGTAATTACCTCTGTGGCCCATTCTGCCTAAATCCTGCCTGATTCAATCAGCACAGCATTATACCGTAGTTTCACACAAGGCACATGCTTTGGTTTCAGTCTTTTATCAACAAAGCCTGTGATTATCCTTtaacccactgctgctgctgctgctgctgctgctgtaaaggCCTCATATACTGTAGATGTTCTTGAGAGGATTAGAATGTTCCTGAAGTGGGTCAATGGCAGTTTTTAAACCCGATAAGCTTGCACATGTTCCTGGCTTGGATTTGACTAATTTCATTCTTCTAAAATCTATAGATTCTATATATTTATTACAGTAATTGATAGTTTTAGAAAGCCCAGAGGATTCCAGGCTTAAAGATTCTTGCAGTTGCTTTGTAAATTCTTGCACTGTTCCAAGGACATTCATTCTTGTGGTGGTTACATGGGTTCCTGAGGGAACTCTGTGGTCTTGTGAAGATCAAGGAGCTCCGTTGATGTCATTATAGCTATAGCATTATAGCAAATGTTCTCGCCTGCTTCTATGGGATGTTGTGGGGGCTTCCATAGCGTTGTGGTTGACTAGGGGTTTCTGAAGGGTTTTCACAAGGTTCTTTTGAATTAATTTGTTCTGGTGGCAGATTAGATTACACTGGTCCTAGTTTGAAGCTCTCATCCATAGACCAAGGAACTCTTTTGATGTCATTATAAGTGAAAACGTTCTCGCCTGCTTCTGTGGGGTTCTATAGCTCTGTGGTTGAGTTTTTATAAGTTCTTCAAAGGGGTGTTTGGGTACAATTCAATAGGGGGTTCAGGAAATTCCAGGGTTCTAGGGGTTTCTGAAGGGTTTTTATGAGGTTCTCGTGAACTAACTAGGTTTACTGAGATGGGCAGTAATTTTATTTTAAGCTCTCTTCTACAGTTCTAGGGATCCAAATGGACGATCCTGTGAGTGGTCACCTTTGCCTTCAGCGGTTTCTGAATGTAGTGagaattaatgaattcattcagGCCACTTTCTGTCTCAAGACGGTCATGCACTGTCTCCGTTTACCTCATCAAATCAATGTAATGTTTAATTAGTAATCAGTGACTTGTATCTCTaatggtaaaaacaaacaaactgggaTTTAAAAGGTTTTCAACCAATGGGAATGCACATTCAATGCATGTGGATTTTTATCGGCATCAGCTCCAGATGGCATCACAGGGGGAACACAAGACCTCAGTGAACATGCTAATTTCTTCTTCGTCTGCTTTATATTTGGCAGAAATGCAAGTTCCAGTTCCATATCCTGTGCAAAGCCAAGGTGCACACTCATCTTCTGCTCATTATTGCTGCAGAAACACCAGTATTTACTCCCTGGTAGCAGCAGATATGTTTAGTGTGACCCAGAGCAGTTTTACAGCAGAAAATTCCGTGATTTCTTGACTGATGAATGTGTCCATGGCTGGTCGGTATTAACCCACAAACTCAGTGACCTTCTGGTCAATGTCATGGACAGAGTTTAGGGCAGGTATAGTTTGGAACAAATACAATGAGGGTATCATCAAACCCTTTTAAGGCAGACAGTCAGAGTCGGGGCCGGCACCGGCTTTGCAGCAGAGTTTGATTTGTCTTGTACCATCGTGCCATGACACGCAAGGTTACAGGGGAAATCTCTGCAATTGGCTGAGAATGTCTTTACGTCGGTGACCTGAGGGCACAGCCGACCAATCAGCGGGAGAAGAGGCAGAAACAGATGAACTTGTCAGGCTGGGGAGGCTGTGGCGTGATGCTGTCGACCAGcagtgtgtgcacgtgtgtgtttgtactcgACAAAGTAGCCGGGAGTCCAAAGGGCTCAGCTTTTGTTTGAATAAGCCAGAGGGGAAAGgaatttaatgttaaaattaGGCTGATATTTAATCTTAAATACCAGGGATGGATATACACTAACTAGTAAACCTAATTTTGATCAAACTAAAAATGGAAACACTTCAAAGATTCATCTTCTGTTTAACAGGCAGGAAGTAAACATGGAGCCAAAGTAGTTTCCTAGCAACACAATTCCTGTGAAGTAGATTTTTTAGCAGGGAGCGTCCCAGAATGGTCTACAGGTGATTGATTTTCTCATCCCAACAAGAACACACTGTACAAGGGGGAAAGgcattgatttttaaaaatatgttgtATATACTTGGAAAGTATAGACTAGTAGTGTCAGAAACTGACTTTGAACAATGACACTAACCTTTTAGTTCGATTCTGTGAGGAGCATGTGTTCACATACACATTACATGAGTTGGGATAGAGGGATCTGGCAATTATGGCAACTGTTTGTCAGGAGCCATTTCATATCAGAAGGTAAATTTGCTAATGGTCATGTGAGGGCTAATAACTGCCAGAGTAAATTTATCTATGGGTAACCTGGCAACCTCACCATAACTCAAGAAGGTCTTCAGGCAGAGGTGTGGTCCCTGTAACCTTCACCAAAATAATCCAACACACCCACAGCATCTGCGgttctcttcatcttctttgaGAAGCCCTAGAACCCTGAGAAATttgttatttatcttttttttctttttgttttgaaagttaTCCGTAAACACGGCAACATTTCAGGAGATGTCTTCATCAAACATGGAACACCCAAAACAGCTCTAATCATTAAGCCAGtacctccataaagcaaggcccttgccttaagtacatatgaaatacttattctaatgctgtgttcacaccgggCGCGACAACGTTACATACAAGACACTATATTAGCACCAGCCGAGTTGAGCGGCAATGAACGCCATTGGCACACATGCCGtgacaaaaaaatgtgcacCCATTGCACAAATTGCGTCTGACGCTTGAGTTGAAATGTTTACGGAAAAATCACGCTGACGTGACGGCCAATCAGTGTCGAGATTCTTCTAATGAAGTCATATTTGCCAGCAGCCAGACTCTGCTTGGggggaaatgtattatttttgtgttgaCACTCGGAGCTGTACGACATTTCTtctgttgtggaaacgtctgcagggAAGAAACCAtcgtcttgtgtggtttcacaacaacaccatgcagagtttcttctctgcaggcgTTTCCACAACAGAGTGCAACAATGCTTTGGTAGATGGTTAAAATAATTTAGTTATTTACATACAGTGACTTGCGATCACGGGGctgcacggttggtgtagtggttagcgctcttgccttaaaagcaagaagacccgggttcaagccccggttggaacacgggcctttctgcatggagtttgcatgttctccccgtgtgtgggggtttcctcccacagtccaaaaacatgcagtatggggattaggtaaattggacactctaaattgaccataggtgtgagagtgaatggttgtttgtctctgtgtgtgtggcccagcGATGGACGggcgaacagtccagggtgtaccccgcctatcaccctatggcagctgagattggcacagcgaccctctggtggaggataaagcggtagataatggatggatggacttgcGATCACGTCACGAAATTTACAAAATGATCCCGTGGTGCATTAGACAACGCCACTTGCAttcggtgtgaacacagcattcgGCTATATAATcaaaaagatttttatttttgaagcaactatatatttataaaaagatatttattGGTCGTATATTCAGCGTCTGCCAACAAACCCTCCAaactgttacacactggaatTTAATCATATCATTAACTCGTCTTACAACTTTATACTTTACCAAAAGTTTTTTCCCCATCACAATTTTATTATGTGACTTTGTACAATAAGAACAGAAAACTGggacattacaaaaaaaaaaaaaagacagatgcaGTACAGAAACGCTGctaaatgtgatataaaaggaAGGTACAGTTTTACTGAGGTGACACCTCTTTAAGCTTCAGCATTCCCGTCCGTCCACCCTCCCGTATATCTAACAAAAGACTTACCGGAAAACAATCTGCTGCGTCCTCTCTGTCTGGGAAAAACGCTGAAGACGAAGTGCAGACGTTCGTTTACACTCGGCACGAGTAAAGTCAGGGAGGGAAAAACACTGGCTACGATAGTGGAAgcaaaatgaacacatgatttctATAGAAAGGGAAACAACACACGGATAAAAAGTAAGGAAAATGTTACAGAGGACTGAAGATAAACACGGTTACTGGATTTATATTACAGGTGATGGAGGTGCATAACATAcctatacatacatacatatgcatgtatatgtacatacacgtgtatatatataaacagtgagctgctgctgctgcctgacctctttggtttttatttgGCATTAAAAAGGttacagcacaaaaaaaagaggataaaaacactttcttaaactagtttttttttcctttcttgtaTGTGAATGTACGTGTTTATAATATAAAGCCCTGACCCAAACAACAGGACAGTAGAAGAATAACAGTTAGTCCAGACAATACTGCCCCCTGGCTTTCACTTGATTATTACACAGTAATATGGTCAAACTGTATTCTGTAATTCATGGAGTTTGATTGGCAGATGTTCTGACAATCGAGCGCaggccaaaacaaaaacaataacaaaaaaacatgacactgtAACATCAGGTGCGTCATCCAGAGTTATTAaaatatcttcttcttttt
This window harbors:
- the eepd1 gene encoding endonuclease/exonuclease/phosphatase family domain-containing protein 1 → MGGSLGCHRSIPKDPTDFGCGKRKFSAACNFSHILVNQERLNINTATEEELMTLPGVNRTVAQNIVEYRDCIGGYKKVEDLALVSGIGATKLEAIKLEICVSSRTSSSQHSPSSLRKDPDHQGCGTGININSATAAQLMSIRGVTEKIAKNVVAYRVENGPFKSIEDLVRVNHINSSLLDKIRFQVFVERSRAPSTNTNGGLTCTTKSHPSPTSFSYRSDDLDLPPGGPTQIMSVRPSVEPPPGLRDGKPVVRVATWSLQSCSCDKANNPGVKEVLCMTLLENDIKLLAVQDLLEREALDKFCVELNQGTLASVRKWKWPRGTWKSVVSEKPTGHSSKGVSYSGFLWDSSAGVDLKDATVLEAPVVNGNGSQAYPVLYLAHFLVGSYELTMVNVHMKATASSSAESNGKNHNTDEVKCQRLSPSIQETLKAEKELVVLGDFGCPPQSSELDVLRKEKLCALVPSTQFTNISTRSPQGNQCLDNIWVSRSFKKIFSGQCTVVREGLTNPWIPDNWSWGGVASDHCPVVAEFYADVSPKELSRPGTAAVDRRDIMPKHER